A stretch of DNA from Lentisphaera araneosa HTCC2155:
TCTACTCTAGATAAACTAAGTGATGGAAATAAATAATATTCCTCCCATCCCCCTGACAAACCCAAGCCTTGATCACTCAAGTAAAGTTCCTTCACAAAGATTAAATGACGCTTTAATTCCAGACATAAACCCTTCGGTAAAAAAACCTCACGTTTCATCTCCCCTTTATCACTCATCACTCTCACCATTGCCTTCCGCAAATCCACATCCCCAAGCCTAAGTTTATAAACCTCTCCACAACGTAAGCCACAGCCATACATCAACTTCACTAACAGTAAATCCACACCTTCCAAATACTGAAAAAGTTCCCTAATCAACTCCCGACTCATAATACTAGGTAGCACCTTAAGCTTTTTTGCCCGCAAAGTTTGAGGCTTAGAGGCTAAATCCACCTTCAATACCTTTTCAAAAAAACATCTCAAAGCAGAAATAGCTTGATTCTGACTCGCAATAGACACCCCCTGGTCTGCCACAATCACTTTAATAAAAGTCCTAAAATCATCAAAATCCCACCCTCTTTCTTTCCCACTCCATAATAAAAACTTTTCTGCCCAAAACATATAGGCTTCTAAAGTCTTAAAAGAATTAGCCGCAGCCCCCATTTCTTTCTCTAGCTCTTTCAACAAACTCACATATAGCGATTCTTTCTGCCCTTTTCTCCAAAAAATATATTGTCGCACAGCATCTTCTGCTTGACTCACTTTCCATTCTGCATTTAAACGGCCACTCGCTTTCATGTATGCCTGTATACTGTCTTCCCCCCAATAATCCCGATGACGATCATCACAAAAATCTGCATAATTCATCACCCAGGCGACATAATGACTGAGCTGTTTTTCACTCACTCCTTGCACTCTTAAAAACTCCTTAAATCCTTTCACTTTTCCACACTTCCTATTTCATCGAGGGTAATTAATGGACATGTCCATTAATTACCCTAATCCTCATTTTTGAGTTCAAAACTCAGTAAAACTTAGAAGATCAAAGCTTCAAAAACAAACTTTCCTTAACAAAAGAGTAATTTCTGGACATACCCTCTCCTATTTTTCAGGGTAATTAATGGACATGTCCATTAATTACCCTAAACCTGTTAGGAAACAGTGATTTCAGCTTTCAATCAGCATTTTTACACTTGTAAAAAACACAGCAAAATACTATCCTAAAACATAATGAAACTGGAGAGGAGTTTTTATACACATACTGACCATAGCCCCTTTTTACATTGGTGCCCTCAGCACTTTTGATGCGGAGCCTGTCTCGTCCAGACAACAATAACAAGCAAAAAAGTAAACCTTACCACCACACTCAAAAACAAAAAATTAGCACTGTCCAGAAATCACCCAAATTTCGAAAAAAAAGCCAAATCAGCCCAAACTCCCAAAAAAAAGGTAATTTCCGGACATGTCCACTAATAACAATGTTCGGTAATAATAAAAATGAAATCACTACTCATAATAATCTCTTTACTTACCACATCCTGTTCTTCTCAAAAATGTACGAAACCTCAGACTGAATTGAAAATGGCAAGAATACTTATTGAACAAAAAAAATATAAAGAAAGTTGTGCCATATTAGAAAAAATATTAACTAAAGATCCAACTAATGTTGAAGTATCAAAGCAATTATATTTAGTGTATACACAGATAAATGGTAACTCAACAAAACAAGAAAATATCAAAGATATAAATTTTGATTGGAATAACCCTAATATAGACATTGGTATAAATGTTAGACGAAATGAATTTAATGAACTACTACCTAGTGAAATGAACTAAAAAACCGAACCAACAAATCGAAGGAAGATTTTCGTTTCACTCAAATCTCCCTCATTTAAATCGTTCGATAAGAAATAAAAAACAATCATATATAGTGAATCACAATGAACTCTGAAATTAACTTATACTGGAATGAACGTCCTAAATGGAAAATGCTTGGAACAGATAGTGAACCGTATAAATACGAAGAAATATATTTATATGTTTTCAATGGCATCCAATTACCGACTTCTCCCATAGCTTTTATTTCACTCATAAACCCATACTACCTGGGTATATCAGATGATGACAGTGAATGGTTCTGTCAAAGTTTTGATGAAATACATCATGCTGTAAAAACAACTAATAATACTGAAATTCATCGTATATGTACTACTGTGAGAAATGCTATACTGGCTAAAAAAGAAGACTTATTAAACGGTGAATTTAAGGAACGTTTCGAAGGTTCTATTAAAGAAGGTAACGCATTCGAAGGTATACATAAAATTGGTCTTGAAGCCATATTAAAATTTCTAAATGTATTAATTGAAGAGTCTGCTAAAAGACCAAATGACGACAGCTATTGGTATCTAGTTTATATTCTTGATGGTAAAGATCCTGACATATCTCTGCTTGAAGAGTACGGAAAATTTAATCAAGTAGTGAATCAACGAATATTAGATGAGTATTGTGAAGGAGAAACATACGAAGTTAAATGGAAGGGACTTTGGGATGATGATAATGATGAATGGGAAGATGAATAAGGAAATATCGAACCAGGAGCTGCAGAGGAATTTCTTCGCTTCGCTCGAAATCCCTAATCTCGGTCGTTAGTCGGTAATAAGAAATGATTAGATTAGAAATAAAACCACATATTGGAATAGGACCTATTCTCTTAGGATCTACAAAAGAAGAAGCACGTACTGCATTATCACAAATTGGATTTGAATTAGAACACTCCATAGACGTAATGGATTATTTCTGTAATTCTGGTATTCAAATAGAATATTCAAAAACAGGAATTGTAGAATTTATAGGTACATCATGTGAACCTAATCACTTCACAGTCATTTATAATGATGTAAACGTTTTTAACACAAAAGCAACTGAATTATTCGAATTAATCAACCAAAACGAATCAGAATTAAAACCTTATAATGATTATGAATTTATGTTCCCTGATCAAATAATTACTTTATGGGATGCTCAAGAACAATATGATAGATACGAAAATGAATCAAGAGTTATTTGGGCACAAGTAGGACTTGGAAATGAATCATATAAAAAAGAAGTTGAAGAAATAATAAACGACTAACCAACGAATCGAGCTGATACCTATGTATGTCATGCAACATGTTACGGTATCATCTCTTGACGTGAAACATGTTTCACGCCAAACAGGTACCAGCTCATTCTGGATGTTCTACTAATCAAAATAACAAAATCATGAAACACATAATCATCACACTATTCTTTATATTCTCACACATAGCTAGCTCAAATGAAACTTTAATTGATGCAAGAGATATAACTCTTTATCAGACTTACATAAAAGTAATCGATAAAGAAACTAAGCAACCCATTAAAATAAGTGTGATAAGGCATCAGTTAAAAATCTCTAATTATCTAAAAAAAGATAACTCTATAGATTCCGAAAAAAGCATCATGGAATTAACTAATGAAAAGTTTAAAATCACATGGATTGATTTAAAAAATCAGAAAGCCAAAATCATGATACAATCAGAAGGTTATAAAAGTGTTCAAATCCCAGATAATTATATTATGAAAATAAATGGTGAACGAATACTAGGTGGATTTTATAAACCTAAAATAATCGAAATGGAAAAACTGAAAAAGTAGAACCAAAAAATCGAACTGATATTTTCGTTTTAAATCAAATTTTAAATAGAAAATACAGCTCATTTAGGTCGTTAGAGCAGAATTAATATAAATATGAAAACAGTAATTATCACAATCTTATCAGTTCTTTTTACTAGTTGTAGCACTCACGAAATGAAGATGAAAAGCTCTTCAATGGAGCCGACAATTACGAAAGGGTCTATAGTCACTCTTACAAAAAATTATAATGAAGTAAATAGATTTGACATCATGGTGTTTAACCCTGACCAATTCCCTGAAAATTACTTTATTTTCAGAGTAATAGGACTTCCTGGAGAACATATAAAATTAGAAGGTGAATCAGTTTATATAAATGGTAAAAACTTAGATATTCCTAACGATCTAAAATATGTTGAATTAGAAGCAAAATTTAATAATATCACACTGAAAGAAAATGAATTCTATTTAATGGGAGATAATACAACTAATAGTAATGATTCACGATTTTTAGGCCCTATAAGAACAAATCAATTTGTATCTAAACTAAAGAAATCAAAAGCTCTAACCATTAGATCCACCTGATACTCTCGTACCTCGAGCACAGGTGATCTAGGACGTTCTGTAGTAATAAAAAATGAAATTCAAAGCAATTGACATAACATTCAGTGAAGATATCACCGATGATATCGTTCAATTATACATATCATCACAATATGAAGTACAAGGTGATCTTGAGTATAACTATCCATATATAAACCTTAGTAGGAACTACGAATTCCCAAACTCACCAGCTACTATTCAATGGTATGACTCAAATGACAAAGAACATCACGGAAGTAACTCTATTACAGAAATAATAATTTCTAGAGACTGTATTCTTATAAAATTGAATGACGGAGAAATCATTGAAATCTATATTGACACTTCTTATGAGATATATCTAAAACTCCAAACTTATATTCAAACTATCATTAACGGACATGGAAAATTAATTATAAAATAAACACAGAACCAAGGGTCGCAGTGAATACCCTCGTTCCTCGAGTATCA
This window harbors:
- the lepB gene encoding signal peptidase I, producing the protein MKTVIITILSVLFTSCSTHEMKMKSSSMEPTITKGSIVTLTKNYNEVNRFDIMVFNPDQFPENYFIFRVIGLPGEHIKLEGESVYINGKNLDIPNDLKYVELEAKFNNITLKENEFYLMGDNTTNSNDSRFLGPIRTNQFVSKLKKSKALTIRST
- a CDS encoding phage integrase N-terminal SAM-like domain-containing protein; the encoded protein is MKGFKEFLRVQGVSEKQLSHYVAWVMNYADFCDDRHRDYWGEDSIQAYMKASGRLNAEWKVSQAEDAVRQYIFWRKGQKESLYVSLLKELEKEMGAAANSFKTLEAYMFWAEKFLLWSGKERGWDFDDFRTFIKVIVADQGVSIASQNQAISALRCFFEKVLKVDLASKPQTLRAKKLKVLPSIMSRELIRELFQYLEGVDLLLVKLMYGCGLRCGEVYKLRLGDVDLRKAMVRVMSDKGEMKREVFLPKGLCLELKRHLIFVKELYLSDQGLGLSGGWEEYYLFPSLSLSRV